In Penaeus monodon isolate SGIC_2016 chromosome 43, NSTDA_Pmon_1, whole genome shotgun sequence, one DNA window encodes the following:
- the LOC119599509 gene encoding ankyrin repeat and zinc finger domain-containing protein 1-like (The sequence of the model RefSeq protein was modified relative to this genomic sequence to represent the inferred CDS: added 48 bases not found in genome assembly): MVIKQVRTVSLWDKEAIVPLLAGIRIAEGSAEYDEVATQAMASPSKEHCAIGLPMFRPSVPSTASESQCSLCQVTFASRQEQVGHYRLDWHRCNLQRSLSGKPPLTEEQFLQDMSDVSSLSGSDDDEEEEGEEGKESPDEDVSNSVLRKQARMFFCNADGNVISVYRAILFNKKKEMYGEQDVLQRVLAAPRKVNVAVILLGGGHFAAAVFKGSEVIIHKTFHNYTVRAKQGGSQNAKDGQSGTSHPKSSGASLRRYNELSQQQHIQELMESWKTHLEKCDLIFFHAKKHNRKTLFSGKKPILNPKDDRLRTIPFPTKRAKFSEVKRVYGMLFEVLIHGTEDEFKTMVKDSLIGEVKSVTKKKKEASPKKKTSPRKEAKKPKSERRNEVPEPCSSSSESLVDDEDDMVMTMTMMSFCMRDIGGGKDCSFDPKTLRELERKEREQPKKSKEGSKHKEVVWNEIYTSCRTGNKDRLEIALKFSSPSSHKGNKQNKALMTSLQNVQIPSDLSLITFGKKDRTMLHIAAESGHKDILWCLLEHGCDPAASDNKGSFPFNLSKDKETRNTFRRFMAQHPKKYDYKQARIPSPLTAEQEAKEQAKEMEKKKAQEQAREEKERERKRKEEEARREREEKKRFLKLSDREKRALAAEKRFLQQKQSTGAVPSTPKQRCFMCGKDITGMVPFEYSDYKFCTTKCVREHRTKQ, encoded by the exons ATTGTGCCATTGCTTGCTGGGATTCGCATTGCAGAAGGGAGTGCAGAGTACGATGAAGTTGCAACCCAGGCCATGGCATCACCTAGTAAAG AACACTGTGCCATCGGTCTACCCATGTTCCGTCCTAGCGTCCCCAGCACGGCCTCCGAGTCACAGTGCTCCCTCTGCCAGGTTACCTTTGCCAGCCGTCAAGAGCAAGTCGGTCACTACCGCCTGGACTGGCATCGTTGCAACCTCCAAAGGTCCTTATCTGGCAAGCCCCCACTCACTGAGGAACAGTTTCTGCAAGATATGA GTGATGTGTCTAGCTTATCGGGATcagatgacgatgaggaggaggagggggaggaaggcaaaGAATCCCCTGATGAAG ATGTTAGTAATTCTGTACTGAGGAAACAAGCCAGGATGTTCTTCTGTAATGCAGATGGAAATGTGATATCAGTGTACAGAGCCATTTTGTTCAACAAAAAG AAGGAAATGTATGGGGAACAGGATGTGCTTCAGCGTGTGCTTGCAGCCCCTCGCAAGGTCAACGTTGCAGTTATTCTCCTTGGTGGAGGCCACTTTGCAGCTGCCGTGTTTAAAG GCAGCGAAGTGATCATCCACAAGACCTTTCACAATTACACTGTTCGAGCCAAGCAAGGAGGCAGCCAGAATGCCAAGGATGGTCAGAGCGGAACCTCACACCCAAAGTCCAGTGGTGCTTCGCTCAGGAGGTACAATGAGCTGTCACAGCAACAG CACATCCAAGAGCTGATGGAGTCTTGGAAAACCCACCTTGAGAAATGTGACCTCATTTTCTTCCATGCCAAGAAGCACAACCGCAAGACACTTTTCTCTGGCAAGAAACCAATCCTCAATCCAAAGGATGATCGACTGAGGACCATACCTTTCCCCACGAAGAGAGCAAAGTTCTCTGAGGTCAAGAGAGTGTATGGGATGCTTTTTGAAGTTCTCATTCATG GGACTGAAGATGAATTTAAGACAATGGTCAAGGACTCGCTCATCGGGGAGGTCAAATCtgttactaaaaagaaaaaggaggcaaGCCCCAAGAAGAAAACAAGTCCAAGAAAGGAAGCAAAGAAGCccaagagcgagagaagaaatgAGGTGCCAGAACCGTGCTCGTCTTCCAGCGAGTCTCTTgtcgatgatgaagatgacatgGTGATGACCATGACCATGATGTCCTTCTGCATGAGGGATATAGGGGGAGGAAAGGACTGCTCGTTTGACCCAAAAACGCTgagggagttagagagaaaagaaagagagcagcCAAAAAAGTCTAAAGAGG GCTCCAAACACAAAGAAGTAGTTTGGAATGAGATATATACCTCGTGCAGGACAGGCAACAAGGACCGGCTGGAGATAGCACTAAAATTTTCCTCACCTTCAAGTCACAAGG gtaataaacaaaacaaagcactgaTGACCTCACTCCAAAATGTGCAGATTCCATCTGATCTTTCACTTATAACTTTTGGCAAGAAAGACCGAACTATGTTGCACATAGCAGCAGAAAGTGGACACAAAGATATTCTGTG GTGTCTGCTAGAACATGGTTGTGATCCAGCTGCCTCAGATAATAAGGGCAGTTTTCCATTTAATTTGTCGAAGGATAAAGAAACGAGAAACACCTTCCGTCGTTTCATGGCACAACATCCGAAGAAGTATGACTACAAGcag GCACGCATTCCGAGCCCACTGACAGCCGAGCAGGAAGCAAAGGAACAGgcaaaggagatggagaagaagaaggcacaggaacaagccagagaggagaaggagagggagaggaaacgaaaggaagaagaagccaggagagaaagagaagagaaaaaaaggtttctcaAATTAAGTGACAGAGAGAAG AGGGCTTTGGCAGCTGAGAAGCGATTCCTGCAACAGAAACAGAGCACTGGTGCTGTCCCAAGCACACCAAAACAACGCTGCTTCATGTGTGGGAAGGACATCACAGGCATGGTGCCCTTTGAGTACAGTGACTATAAGTTTTGTACAACAAAGTGCGTCCGTGAACATCGTACAAAACAATAG